From Pseudonocardia autotrophica, one genomic window encodes:
- the sthA gene encoding Si-specific NAD(P)(+) transhydrogenase, with product MTDPEVHPVYDYDLLVIGSGPGGQKAAIAAAKLGKRVAIADRGHMMGGVCVNTGTIPSKTLREAVLYLSGFSQREMYGASYRVKAEITIDDLLARTRHVIGREVEIVRNQLLRNHVDIVTGTARFTDPHTVTVEGHGRGDHTTVTAAHFVIATGTRPARPDTVAFDGERVVDSDQILELGRVPGSLVVVGAGVIGIEYASMFAALGTRVTVVEKRNAMLDFCDPEVIESLKFHLRDQAVTFRFGEEVSSVSVNGRGTVTSLASGKKIPADMVMYSAGRQGLTDELDLENAGLTADRRGRIEVDKQFRSSVEHIAAVGDVIGFPALASTSMDQGRLAAYHLFDEPVRQLHELQPIGIYTIPEISFCGHTEAELTSAAIPYETGLARYRELARGAIVGDSYGMLKLLVSSEDRRLLGVHVFGTNATDLVHIGQAVMGCGGTVDYLVDTVFNYPTLSEAYKVAALDATNKIRALESVQNS from the coding sequence GTGACCGACCCGGAGGTGCACCCCGTGTACGACTATGACCTGTTGGTGATCGGATCCGGCCCCGGTGGGCAGAAGGCCGCCATCGCTGCCGCGAAACTCGGCAAACGCGTCGCCATCGCCGATCGCGGGCACATGATGGGTGGCGTCTGCGTCAACACCGGGACGATCCCGTCGAAGACGCTGCGCGAGGCGGTGCTGTACCTGTCCGGGTTCAGCCAGCGCGAGATGTACGGCGCGAGCTACCGGGTCAAGGCCGAGATCACGATCGACGACCTGCTGGCCCGGACCAGACACGTGATCGGCCGCGAGGTCGAGATCGTGCGCAACCAACTGTTACGCAACCACGTTGACATCGTGACCGGCACCGCCCGGTTCACCGATCCGCACACGGTGACCGTCGAGGGGCACGGCCGGGGTGACCACACCACGGTCACCGCGGCGCACTTCGTGATCGCCACCGGGACCCGCCCGGCCCGCCCGGACACCGTCGCGTTCGACGGCGAGCGGGTCGTCGACTCCGACCAGATCCTGGAGCTCGGCCGGGTGCCCGGGTCGCTGGTCGTCGTCGGCGCGGGGGTCATCGGCATCGAGTACGCCTCGATGTTCGCCGCACTCGGCACCCGGGTCACCGTGGTCGAGAAGCGGAACGCGATGCTCGATTTCTGCGATCCGGAGGTCATCGAATCGCTGAAGTTCCATCTGCGTGACCAAGCCGTCACGTTCCGGTTCGGTGAGGAGGTGTCCTCGGTGTCCGTCAACGGGCGGGGCACGGTCACCAGCCTGGCCAGTGGCAAGAAGATCCCGGCCGACATGGTGATGTACTCGGCGGGCCGGCAGGGCCTGACCGACGAGCTGGACCTGGAGAACGCGGGCCTGACCGCCGACCGCCGTGGCCGGATCGAGGTCGACAAGCAGTTCCGGTCCTCGGTGGAGCACATCGCCGCCGTCGGCGACGTGATCGGGTTCCCGGCGCTCGCCTCGACCAGCATGGACCAGGGCAGGCTGGCCGCGTACCACCTGTTCGACGAGCCGGTCCGCCAGCTGCACGAGCTGCAGCCGATCGGCATCTACACGATCCCGGAGATCTCGTTCTGCGGACACACCGAGGCCGAGCTGACCTCCGCCGCGATCCCGTACGAGACCGGGCTCGCCCGCTACCGGGAGCTGGCGCGTGGCGCGATCGTCGGCGACTCCTACGGGATGCTCAAGCTGCTGGTGTCCTCCGAGGACCGGAGGCTGCTCGGCGTGCACGTCTTCGGGACGAACGCCACCGACCTGGTGCACATCGGACAGGCCGTCATGGGCTGCGGCGGGACGGTCGACTACCTGGTCGACACCGTCTTCAACTATCCGACGCTGTCCGAGGCGTACAAGGTGGCGGCCCTGGACGCGACGAACAAGATCCGCGCACTGGAGAGCGTGCAGAACTCCTGA